CTCCTGTATTGGGCGCATCACAGTCACGAGAGGCATTTACCGACTGAAACTCTCAATACAACGCTGAACACGTTATGCTTGCCGAAATAGAAGCACGGCTAGAAGAGAACCATGCTATTTGGAAGCCAAACTGTCATCCCGAGTCCGCCTGCGGCGGACGCAGCATGACACGCCAAAATAAGCTCTAGTTTCTAACTTGATGGAGTTGTCTCTTGTAGCTACTCATCTTGTCAAGATGAACAAAGCCAGCGGTCCTCTCGTGAATCGTGACGACAAGACGAATCCTGGGCATCCTGTGCATCCTTGTAGAAACTCTTTATTGAACAAGGATGCACAGGATACACAGGATACGCAGGATAAAAGCACTGGACTCCCGTGAATGACTCCTATGATTAGTGTCAGTTCGTTGCACTGTCAGAAAGTGGCAATCACTCGTTTGCGGGGTCGCGGATGCGAAACGAGGGACTTGCGGGACGTGAAATCTCTACATCCTATCGTTGAGAAGACAGGAGGGAAGCTTAGCCCAAACGGGGTGACACGTGGGTCGGTTCCCGAGTAGCGCAGCGCTCGCCGAGCGCGGCGTAGTGTAGACCTGTCGACTATCGCTTATGTGGTGCCGAGCCCATCGAGGCATATGCCACCGAGCGCTGCTCTACGTAGGTGTCTATCAAACGGCAGGCAAGATGCCTGCCACACACTGAATTCAGCTTTCCTGTTCGGCAGCGCCGCCCTGCCAGAATTGCCTGTCTGCTGACTCGGGATTACAGATGATGATGGGCTCCAAGTGCTGTCAAGAGGAGATTGATTCTCGCGTGGGGTAGCCGTTCCGTCGGCACGCCTCTATCAGAAACCACCCTGCCACGGGCAGCGAAATCCCCAGCCACAGCAACCCCCACAAGATGCTTGGAATCCCGGTGATTTCCGCGAGGATGTGCGCGTCGCTTGGCAGGCCGGGGCGGGCGAGGATGTCGCTAAAGACATCCGCGGGGGCGTAGAGGCAACTGGTGAGGCCGATGAGTTTGAGCAGGAAGTCGTTGGCGGGATCGGGCAAGTAAAGCCCAATTGCGATGAAGGCAAGGGAAGCAATCGTGCCGAACAGCATGCCAAATGTTAGCAGGGGCCGCATTGCATAGAGTGTCACCGCAAACAGGATCAGTCCAAGAATCACGGTGAGTATGCGGTCGCGTTTGACGCGGGCGGCGGCGATCAGTATTGCGCCTCCCCAGAGCAGGCTGCCGAGGTATCCCGCCGAGGCAATGAGGAAAGGCATGCCGCCGGTAGTCACGCAGAGTCCGCCTTCGGCGGGGACAATCTGGATGCCGACGATGCTGCCGCCGGTGACAATCGCCGCAAGGCCGTGGCTAAGCTCGTGGAAGAAGACGGTCAGTAAACGCAACGGGTACACAATTGGGGTGCGCCACAGAAGCAGCAACAGAATCCCGAGAACGGAAAGCGTGGCGACGGAGCGCCAGTCGATGGTACGGCTAAACATACGTGCATGGTAGCAGATAGGGCGGCGTCGCGGTCATCGAACGCGGCATCACCAAAATGCGCGCGGGACGGGGACCGTTGTGTGGCCGCCCGTCCCGCGAAGAGTCGCTTATTGGCTCGTCTCTATTGCTGGGGCTTAATCGCCGGTTGTTCGGTCGGTACGGAA
This DNA window, taken from Candidatus Hydrogenedentota bacterium, encodes the following:
- a CDS encoding M50 family metallopeptidase; translation: MFSRTIDWRSVATLSVLGILLLLLWRTPIVYPLRLLTVFFHELSHGLAAIVTGGSIVGIQIVPAEGGLCVTTGGMPFLIASAGYLGSLLWGGAILIAAARVKRDRILTVILGLILFAVTLYAMRPLLTFGMLFGTIASLAFIAIGLYLPDPANDFLLKLIGLTSCLYAPADVFSDILARPGLPSDAHILAEITGIPSILWGLLWLGISLPVAGWFLIEACRRNGYPTRESISS